The following are encoded together in the Qingshengfaniella alkalisoli genome:
- a CDS encoding ABC transporter permease, with amino-acid sequence MLRFLTVRLLQAIPVLFVMSVITFVIIQAPPGDYADFIRTNMITQGGASIEVADAAAERYREQYGLNDPMPVQYARWIWGIVTQGDFGHSFFYNKPVSEVVAERLPRTILLALTCHFFASVLGITFGILAATRQYSWIDTALSFLSFLGMTIPRFLLALIILYILAFKLNVQELGSFFSPKYGGAPWSWGKFVDLVKHIWPVVAIATLGGLAYNMRVMRANLLDTLNAQYVETARAKGLGEGAVVMRHAVPNALHPLVAYQGVVLPYMLTGEIEVAIVFSLATVGPAIVGSMGIGDVYVTATLLLVLGATLIIGNIIADLLLVALDPRIRVGGDA; translated from the coding sequence ATGCTGCGCTTTCTGACTGTCCGTCTGTTGCAGGCGATCCCTGTCCTGTTCGTGATGAGCGTGATCACCTTCGTCATCATCCAGGCCCCTCCCGGCGACTACGCGGACTTCATCCGAACCAACATGATCACCCAAGGCGGTGCATCCATTGAAGTGGCCGATGCCGCCGCCGAACGCTACCGGGAACAATACGGTCTGAACGACCCGATGCCCGTGCAATATGCCCGCTGGATCTGGGGCATCGTCACGCAAGGTGATTTCGGCCACTCATTCTTCTACAACAAGCCCGTGTCCGAGGTCGTAGCGGAACGCCTGCCCCGTACCATCCTTCTGGCGCTGACCTGTCACTTCTTCGCCTCCGTGCTGGGGATCACCTTCGGTATTCTCGCGGCGACACGTCAGTACAGCTGGATCGACACGGCGCTGAGCTTCCTGTCATTTCTGGGTATGACCATCCCGCGGTTCCTGCTGGCGCTGATCATTCTCTACATCCTCGCCTTCAAACTGAACGTGCAGGAACTGGGCAGCTTCTTTTCCCCGAAATACGGGGGCGCGCCCTGGTCCTGGGGCAAGTTCGTCGATCTGGTCAAACATATCTGGCCCGTAGTCGCCATCGCGACGCTGGGCGGTCTGGCCTACAACATGCGGGTCATGCGCGCCAACCTGCTGGACACGCTGAACGCCCAGTACGTCGAGACCGCCCGCGCGAAGGGACTTGGTGAAGGGGCCGTGGTCATGCGTCACGCCGTTCCCAATGCGTTGCACCCGCTGGTCGCTTACCAGGGCGTCGTTCTTCCTTACATGCTGACGGGTGAGATCGAGGTCGCCATCGTGTTTTCGCTGGCGACCGTTGGCCCGGCAATCGTTGGCTCGATGGGCATCGGCGATGTCTATGTGACCGCGACGCTGCTGCTGGTGCTGGGTGCCACGCTGATCATAGGCAATATCATTGCCGACCTGCTGCTGGTCGCGCTCGATCCCCGCATCAGGGTTGGGGGTGACGCATGA
- a CDS encoding ABC transporter substrate-binding protein, whose amino-acid sequence MKQRYGTALAVMLLSGTAASAVMAQSVTPTTPPDPPDFAAQGEPNFVNREEIFEYMALDSYSEPEWITTNFVETGKLPPVEERLPTAPLVYKAANMPDGTGAYGDVMRHVIGGRPEGWNYFAGNTQGWGGIDIGLYECLTRTGPVFQINPDDLEPLPNLATSWDWSEDGTQLTVHLIEGAKWSDGDPFDAEDVMFYWDNHVMDPQVTPLNGASPETFGAGTTLEQVDDYTVKFTFQTSHPEAVLYQMAYGTFCPGPSHILKPEHPEFSDNSYEDYRNAFPPDYMGFPVMGAWVPVEYRPDDIIVMRRNPYYWKVDENGNQLPYLDEMQYKLSTWADRDVQAVAGTGDFSNLEQAENYVEALRRSAEDDAPARLEFGPRIIGYSLYPNLSGNGWGQPDERAQAIRDLNRNLDFRKAITTAIDRQRLGNSLVKGPFTAIYPGGLYSGTSYYDQDSTVYYPYDLATAKEYLKAAGLEDTDGDGFVNHPADVLDGQNVQMTLLATNDYQTDKNLAEGVVAMLEELGIRVALNTLSGNDRDATRDSGRYDWMVMRNPTELITVVQRTDQLAPVGPRTSFNHRANDAGEMDLLPFEQEMVDLINQFIASDDGNERKEIMKNYQKVRTENLYGIGLTQYPGALIINKRFSNIPPGTPIFMYNWAEDSIIRERVYVASDAQKDYELHPQTLPPAPGGDGPVQ is encoded by the coding sequence ATGAAACAACGCTATGGAACCGCCTTGGCGGTGATGTTGCTGTCCGGAACGGCTGCGTCTGCCGTTATGGCGCAATCTGTGACACCTACCACACCACCCGATCCGCCGGATTTCGCAGCACAGGGTGAGCCGAACTTCGTAAACCGCGAAGAAATTTTCGAGTATATGGCGCTCGACAGCTATTCCGAGCCCGAATGGATCACCACGAACTTTGTCGAAACCGGGAAGTTGCCGCCGGTTGAGGAACGGTTGCCGACTGCGCCACTAGTCTACAAGGCTGCCAATATGCCTGACGGAACAGGTGCTTATGGCGATGTGATGCGCCACGTGATTGGCGGGCGTCCGGAAGGATGGAACTATTTCGCTGGTAACACGCAAGGCTGGGGCGGGATTGATATCGGGCTCTATGAATGCCTGACGCGCACGGGGCCGGTGTTTCAGATAAACCCCGACGATCTGGAACCGCTCCCGAACCTCGCCACCAGCTGGGACTGGTCGGAAGATGGAACGCAGTTGACCGTCCACCTGATTGAAGGTGCGAAATGGTCCGACGGCGATCCGTTCGATGCGGAAGACGTGATGTTTTACTGGGACAACCACGTCATGGACCCGCAAGTCACACCATTGAACGGCGCGAGCCCCGAAACATTCGGCGCAGGCACGACGCTTGAACAGGTTGATGACTACACGGTCAAATTTACTTTCCAGACATCGCATCCGGAAGCGGTGCTATACCAGATGGCCTATGGCACCTTCTGTCCGGGTCCGAGCCATATCCTGAAGCCGGAACATCCCGAATTCAGCGACAACAGCTATGAAGACTACCGTAACGCCTTCCCGCCCGATTATATGGGCTTTCCGGTCATGGGCGCCTGGGTTCCGGTCGAATATCGTCCCGACGACATCATCGTCATGCGCCGCAATCCGTATTACTGGAAGGTGGATGAAAACGGCAATCAGCTGCCCTATCTCGACGAGATGCAGTACAAGCTGTCCACCTGGGCCGATCGCGACGTTCAGGCGGTTGCGGGCACGGGAGACTTTTCCAACCTCGAGCAAGCCGAAAACTATGTCGAGGCGCTGCGCCGTTCGGCAGAGGATGACGCCCCGGCCCGTCTGGAATTTGGTCCTCGGATCATAGGCTATTCGCTGTATCCGAACCTGTCCGGCAATGGCTGGGGTCAACCGGACGAACGCGCGCAGGCCATTCGCGACCTGAACCGGAACCTGGACTTCCGCAAGGCGATCACGACCGCGATCGACCGGCAGCGGCTTGGCAACTCGCTGGTCAAGGGGCCGTTCACCGCGATCTATCCGGGTGGCCTGTATTCCGGTACGTCCTATTACGATCAGGACAGCACGGTCTACTATCCCTACGATCTTGCGACCGCAAAGGAGTATCTGAAAGCCGCCGGGCTTGAGGACACGGATGGCGACGGCTTCGTCAACCACCCGGCGGATGTGCTGGACGGTCAGAACGTCCAGATGACGCTGCTTGCGACCAATGATTACCAGACGGACAAAAACCTGGCCGAAGGCGTCGTCGCGATGCTGGAAGAACTTGGCATCCGCGTGGCGTTGAACACCCTTAGCGGCAACGACCGTGACGCGACCCGGGACTCGGGCCGTTATGACTGGATGGTCATGCGGAACCCGACAGAGTTGATCACCGTCGTCCAGCGTACCGATCAGCTTGCGCCCGTAGGGCCAAGGACATCCTTCAATCACCGCGCCAATGACGCGGGCGAGATGGACCTGCTTCCTTTCGAGCAGGAAATGGTCGACCTGATCAACCAGTTCATCGCCAGCGATGATGGCAACGAGCGCAAGGAAATCATGAAGAACTATCAGAAGGTGCGGACCGAGAACCTGTATGGTATCGGCCTGACCCAGTATCCGGGTGCGCTGATCATCAACAAGCGGTTCTCGAACATCCCGCCGGGCACGCCGATCTTCATGTATAACTGGGCAGAGGACTCGATCATTCGCGAACGCGTCTATGTCGCCTCCGACGCCCAGAAGGATTACGAGCTTCACCCCCAGACCCTGCCGCCCGCACCCGGTGGCGACGGTCCGGTGCAATAA
- a CDS encoding alpha-glucosidase/alpha-galactosidase, whose protein sequence is MTDFKICIIGAGSVGFTKKLVSDILKVPEFENIEIALTDISEHNLDMVAQIIRRIVDVNGLKTTVTATTDRREALTGARYIMNCVRIGGLEAFADDIRIPLKYGVDQCVGDTICAGGIMYGQRGISAMMEFCKDIRDVAETDALLLNYANPMAMMTWAAIDCGKVNTVGLCHGVQNGHRQIARALGEKDHSKVDIICSGINHQTWYLDIRYQGRQIGRDELVEAFERHPVFSKQEKVRIDVLKRFGYYSTESNGHLSEYLPWYRKRPEAINDWIDLSEWIHGETGGYLRYCTENRNWFEEDFPKFLDDAGVPLADYERTDEHASHILEAMETGRVYRGHFNVRNGGVIKNLPDDCIIESPGFVDRFGINMVEGYELPQACAATCMASVNVQRMSVQAAMTGDVELLKQAVLHDPLVGAICTPDEVWQMVDEMLVAQADWLPQYADAIPAARERLKNPTVKTREWSGAARQTVRSVEELRENRAQKAKSEGHGLGTKVMS, encoded by the coding sequence ATGACTGACTTCAAGATCTGTATCATTGGCGCTGGCAGCGTCGGCTTCACCAAGAAGCTTGTTTCCGACATCCTGAAAGTGCCGGAATTCGAGAATATCGAAATCGCGCTGACGGATATCAGCGAGCACAACCTCGACATGGTCGCGCAGATCATCCGCCGCATTGTCGATGTGAACGGACTGAAAACAACCGTCACCGCAACCACGGATCGGCGCGAAGCCCTGACCGGCGCGCGCTACATCATGAATTGTGTGCGCATCGGCGGGTTGGAGGCCTTCGCCGACGATATCCGCATCCCGCTGAAATACGGTGTGGATCAATGCGTGGGCGACACCATCTGCGCAGGCGGCATCATGTATGGCCAGCGCGGCATCTCTGCGATGATGGAGTTCTGCAAGGATATCCGCGACGTCGCTGAAACAGACGCGCTGCTTCTGAACTATGCCAACCCCATGGCCATGATGACTTGGGCCGCGATCGACTGCGGCAAGGTCAACACCGTCGGGCTGTGCCACGGCGTGCAAAACGGTCACCGCCAAATCGCGCGCGCGCTTGGCGAGAAGGATCATAGCAAGGTCGACATCATCTGCTCGGGGATCAACCACCAGACATGGTATCTCGATATCCGCTACCAGGGCCGCCAGATCGGGCGCGACGAACTGGTCGAAGCGTTCGAGCGGCACCCCGTCTTTTCCAAACAGGAAAAGGTCCGCATCGATGTGCTGAAGCGGTTCGGATACTATTCGACTGAATCGAACGGTCACCTTTCGGAATACCTGCCCTGGTATCGCAAGCGCCCGGAGGCGATCAATGACTGGATCGATCTGAGCGAGTGGATTCACGGTGAGACCGGCGGTTATCTGCGCTATTGTACCGAGAACCGCAATTGGTTCGAAGAGGACTTCCCGAAGTTCCTCGATGACGCCGGCGTACCGCTTGCCGATTATGAACGCACCGACGAGCATGCCAGCCACATCCTTGAAGCGATGGAAACGGGTCGGGTGTATCGCGGGCATTTCAACGTCAGGAATGGTGGCGTCATCAAGAACCTTCCCGATGACTGCATCATCGAAAGCCCCGGTTTCGTGGACCGTTTCGGGATCAACATGGTCGAAGGGTATGAACTGCCCCAGGCCTGTGCCGCGACCTGCATGGCATCGGTGAACGTGCAGCGCATGAGCGTTCAGGCCGCGATGACGGGCGATGTGGAGTTGCTGAAACAGGCAGTGCTGCATGACCCGCTCGTTGGCGCGATCTGCACACCCGACGAGGTCTGGCAGATGGTCGACGAGATGCTGGTCGCGCAAGCCGATTGGTTGCCACAATACGCCGATGCGATCCCTGCCGCGCGCGAACGACTGAAAAACCCGACGGTGAAGACCCGTGAGTGGTCGGGCGCCGCGCGTCAAACCGTTCGGTCTGTCGAAGAGCTACGCGAGAACCGCGCGCAAAAGGCGAAGTCGGAAGGCCATGGCCTTGGCACCAAGGTGATGAGCTAG
- a CDS encoding ABC transporter ATP-binding protein, producing the protein MNQITPIPTPREKRPVILQAEKVGVTFKVDGGMIEAVRDVSFKLCKGETIALVGESGSGKSVTARSVMQLLSKRASLSDATRITYDGKDMAHLSKQEIRRLRGNRISMIFQEPMSSLNPVYTIGKQLIEGICLHQKIGRKKAMKRAQELLEEVHIPDPEARLSQYPHQLSGGQRQRVMIAMALANRPDVLIADEPTTALDVTVQAQILALIDELKARYGMGVVLITHDLTVVQQFADHVYVMQHGEVKEEGPTKQIFSAPRHPYTKRLLASDPKGVANPLEGHPDTVLRGEDVRVTYMLRKGGFFKGTYSPLVAVNDLDLELKRGETLGLVGESGSGKTTFGQALLRLRGMDQGQVTFQGERIDGHDRHQMRPYRTRMQIVFQDPFASLNPRMSIRQIIEEGMAVNGIGANGRERTARAKQALRDAGMPDTILSRFPHEFSGGQRQRIAIARPIALEPEFILLDEPTSALDLSVQAQIIELLRRLQREKGLSYLFISHDLKVVRALCHRVMVMQHGRIVEQGPVSEVLVNPKTDYTRRLVRAAFEIAT; encoded by the coding sequence ATGAACCAGATCACTCCCATTCCCACCCCGCGCGAAAAGCGCCCCGTCATCCTGCAGGCCGAAAAGGTCGGCGTCACGTTCAAGGTGGACGGCGGCATGATCGAGGCAGTCCGCGACGTGTCCTTCAAGCTGTGCAAGGGTGAAACCATTGCCCTGGTCGGCGAAAGCGGGTCGGGAAAATCCGTTACCGCGCGGTCGGTGATGCAGTTGCTCAGCAAGCGGGCCTCGCTGTCCGACGCGACACGGATCACCTATGACGGCAAGGACATGGCCCATCTGTCCAAGCAGGAGATCCGCCGCCTGCGCGGCAACCGGATTTCTATGATCTTCCAGGAGCCGATGTCGTCTCTCAATCCGGTCTACACGATCGGCAAGCAGTTGATCGAAGGCATTTGCCTGCATCAGAAGATCGGGCGCAAAAAGGCCATGAAGCGTGCACAGGAATTGCTGGAAGAGGTCCACATTCCCGATCCCGAAGCGCGCCTGTCGCAGTATCCTCACCAGCTGTCAGGCGGTCAGCGTCAGCGCGTCATGATCGCCATGGCGCTTGCCAACCGTCCCGATGTGCTGATCGCGGATGAACCGACGACGGCGCTCGACGTGACCGTGCAGGCCCAGATCCTTGCGCTGATCGACGAATTGAAGGCGCGCTACGGGATGGGCGTTGTGCTGATCACGCATGACCTGACGGTCGTTCAGCAGTTCGCGGATCATGTCTACGTCATGCAACATGGCGAGGTGAAGGAGGAAGGTCCGACGAAGCAGATTTTCAGTGCGCCACGTCATCCCTATACCAAGCGTCTTCTGGCATCCGACCCCAAGGGCGTCGCCAATCCGCTGGAAGGTCATCCCGATACGGTGCTGCGCGGTGAAGATGTGCGGGTGACGTACATGTTGCGCAAGGGCGGCTTCTTCAAAGGAACCTATTCACCCCTGGTTGCGGTCAACGACCTGGATCTCGAGCTCAAGCGCGGCGAGACACTGGGACTTGTCGGCGAAAGCGGATCTGGCAAGACGACTTTCGGCCAGGCGCTTCTGCGGCTGCGCGGAATGGACCAGGGGCAGGTGACGTTCCAGGGCGAACGCATCGACGGGCACGACCGGCATCAGATGCGCCCCTACCGTACCCGGATGCAGATCGTCTTCCAGGACCCGTTCGCCAGCCTCAATCCGCGCATGTCGATTCGCCAGATCATCGAGGAAGGCATGGCGGTCAATGGCATCGGCGCGAATGGTCGGGAGCGCACGGCCCGCGCGAAGCAGGCGCTGCGTGATGCAGGCATGCCGGACACGATCCTGTCGCGGTTCCCGCATGAGTTCTCGGGCGGCCAGCGCCAGCGGATCGCCATTGCCCGCCCCATCGCGCTGGAACCTGAATTCATCCTTCTGGACGAGCCGACATCCGCGCTGGATCTGTCTGTACAAGCTCAGATCATCGAACTTCTGCGCCGGCTGCAGCGGGAAAAGGGGCTCAGCTACCTGTTCATCAGTCACGACCTGAAAGTGGTGCGCGCACTTTGCCACCGCGTGATGGTCATGCAGCACGGTCGGATCGTCGAACAGGGCCCGGTGTCCGAAGTGCTGGTCAATCCGAAAACCGACTACACGCGCCGCTTGGTCCGTGCGGCGTTCGAAATCGCAACCTGA
- a CDS encoding ABC transporter permease yields MPDEETADARVSTVSTDSQSYQALVWRRFRRSVPGMLGLTLVSLLLIIAVFGDFFAPLDPKRPEISFAPPDKISFWTEENGWQLWPVAYPISEGEEFDPVTFQPIVGPDMSNPRPIRFFVKGYEYRLLGLIPTNRHFIGVADGSPFHILGTDKLGRDIFSRGVVGARVTLAIALTSITLITIIGTLVGITSGYIGGKLDLWLQRFVEIILAFPQLPFYLALASLIPVTAPSGLFLTFVVIVIVGLGWAQLSREVRSKTMALRRVDYVQAAMAVGASDRRIVLRHILPNVTSHVIVAVTLGIPTIVLLESFLGFLGFAVKPPMISWGLMLQDAGTFSVIGSYPWILSPVGFVLLTVFAFNALGDGLRDAIDPY; encoded by the coding sequence ATGCCGGACGAAGAAACCGCAGACGCGCGCGTCTCCACCGTCTCGACCGACAGCCAAAGCTATCAAGCACTCGTCTGGCGTCGCTTTCGACGTTCCGTGCCGGGGATGCTCGGGCTGACACTTGTCTCCCTGTTGCTGATCATCGCGGTCTTCGGAGACTTCTTCGCGCCGCTGGATCCCAAGCGGCCGGAGATTTCCTTCGCACCGCCAGACAAGATCAGTTTCTGGACCGAAGAAAATGGCTGGCAGCTGTGGCCTGTCGCCTACCCCATCAGCGAAGGCGAAGAATTCGATCCCGTGACCTTCCAGCCCATCGTCGGGCCGGACATGTCCAACCCCCGCCCGATCCGGTTCTTCGTGAAGGGCTACGAGTATCGACTGTTGGGCCTGATCCCCACCAATCGCCATTTCATTGGCGTGGCAGATGGAAGCCCCTTCCACATTCTGGGCACGGACAAGCTGGGGCGAGACATATTCTCGCGCGGGGTCGTGGGCGCGCGGGTTACGCTGGCCATCGCGTTGACGTCAATAACCCTGATCACCATCATCGGAACGCTGGTCGGGATTACATCGGGCTATATTGGCGGCAAGCTGGACCTGTGGTTGCAGCGCTTTGTCGAGATTATCTTGGCCTTTCCGCAACTGCCATTCTATCTGGCACTGGCATCTTTGATCCCGGTCACGGCACCATCCGGGCTGTTCCTTACCTTCGTGGTGATCGTGATCGTAGGGTTGGGCTGGGCACAACTGTCGCGGGAGGTGCGATCAAAGACCATGGCGCTGCGGCGCGTGGACTATGTGCAGGCCGCGATGGCGGTGGGTGCGTCGGATCGTCGGATCGTCCTGCGCCACATCCTGCCCAACGTCACCAGCCATGTCATCGTAGCCGTGACGCTCGGCATCCCGACAATCGTGCTGCTGGAATCCTTCCTTGGCTTTCTTGGTTTCGCGGTGAAGCCACCGATGATTTCCTGGGGCCTGATGCTGCAGGACGCGGGCACGTTTTCCGTCATCGGATCTTATCCATGGATCCTGTCACCCGTGGGCTTCGTGCTGCTGACCGTGTTCGCCTTCAACGCGCTCGGCGACGGGCTGCGCGACGCCATAGATCCGTATTGA
- a CDS encoding alpha-glucosidase/alpha-galactosidase, with the protein MSPTITFIGAGSTVFTKNIAGDILHRDALSNATVRLMDINPQRLEESAVVVSKMVQTLGVPATVETYGDQRKALDGADFVVCCFQVGGYDPCTITDFEVPKTFGLRQTIADTLGIGGIMRGLRTVPVLWSICEDMLQVCPNAIMLQYVNPMAINTWAIGAKYPQIRQVGLCHSVQGTAEELARDLDIPVEDIRYRAGGINHMAFYLNFEHRQPDGTYKDLYPALHKGYAEGRFPKPSSWNPRCPNKVRYEMMTRLGYFVTESSEHFAEYVPWFIKRDRPDLIEKFGIPLDEYPKRCVENIERWGAQVEKYRNADKITVKPSHEYASEIINSIVTGTSSVIYGNIPNNGYIPQLPDGAAVEVPVLVDDNGLQPTVVQNIPPQLIALMRSNVNVQDLTVQALLNENPEHIYHAAMMDPHTAAELDLDQIWQLVDELLAAHGDWLPEFARPQAQRKAG; encoded by the coding sequence ATGTCTCCAACGATTACCTTTATCGGAGCAGGCTCCACCGTCTTCACCAAGAACATTGCGGGCGACATCCTGCATCGAGACGCGCTGAGCAACGCGACGGTCCGTTTGATGGATATTAACCCGCAACGGCTGGAAGAATCTGCCGTCGTCGTCAGCAAGATGGTTCAGACATTGGGCGTGCCCGCCACGGTCGAAACCTATGGCGATCAGCGCAAAGCCCTGGACGGCGCCGACTTCGTCGTCTGCTGCTTTCAGGTCGGGGGCTACGATCCCTGCACCATCACCGATTTCGAGGTTCCAAAGACGTTCGGGCTGCGCCAGACGATCGCGGACACGCTGGGCATCGGCGGCATCATGCGCGGCCTGCGGACCGTTCCGGTGCTGTGGTCGATCTGCGAGGATATGCTTCAGGTCTGCCCAAACGCGATCATGCTGCAATACGTCAACCCGATGGCGATCAACACATGGGCGATCGGCGCGAAGTACCCACAGATCCGGCAAGTCGGCCTGTGCCATTCGGTTCAAGGCACCGCCGAGGAACTGGCCCGCGATCTGGACATCCCGGTCGAGGACATCCGCTACCGCGCCGGTGGCATCAACCACATGGCCTTCTATCTGAATTTCGAGCATCGCCAGCCTGACGGGACATACAAGGATCTCTACCCTGCCCTGCACAAAGGCTACGCCGAAGGGCGCTTTCCGAAACCATCATCGTGGAATCCGCGTTGCCCGAACAAGGTGCGCTACGAGATGATGACGCGGCTGGGCTATTTCGTCACCGAAAGTTCCGAACACTTCGCAGAATATGTGCCGTGGTTCATCAAGCGCGACCGTCCCGATCTGATCGAGAAATTCGGCATCCCGCTGGATGAATACCCCAAGCGTTGCGTCGAGAACATCGAACGCTGGGGAGCGCAGGTCGAAAAGTACCGCAATGCCGACAAGATCACGGTGAAGCCGAGCCATGAATACGCCTCGGAGATCATCAACTCCATAGTGACGGGCACGTCATCGGTAATATACGGCAATATCCCCAACAATGGCTACATCCCGCAGCTTCCCGATGGTGCGGCCGTCGAGGTGCCGGTTCTGGTCGATGACAATGGGCTGCAGCCGACCGTCGTACAAAACATCCCACCGCAGCTGATCGCGCTGATGCGGTCCAATGTAAATGTGCAGGATCTGACCGTGCAGGCGCTGCTCAACGAAAACCCCGAACATATCTACCACGCCGCGATGATGGACCCCCATACCGCTGCCGAGCTTGATCTCGATCAGATCTGGCAACTGGTGGACGAATTGCTGGCCGCGCATGGCGACTGGCTGCCCGAATTTGCCCGGCCCCAGGCACAACGCAAGGCCGGTTGA